In a single window of the Gossypium hirsutum isolate 1008001.06 chromosome A13, Gossypium_hirsutum_v2.1, whole genome shotgun sequence genome:
- the LOC107893261 gene encoding histone H2AX has translation MSSTGGSTKGGRGKPKASKSVSRSHKAGLQFPVGRIARFLKAGKYAERVGAGAPVYLSAVLEYLAAEVLELAGNAARDNKKTRIVPRHIQLAVRNDEELSKLLGSVTIANGGVLPNIHQTLLPKKMGKDKGEIGSASQEF, from the exons ATGAGCTCTACGGGTGGATCAACGAAAGGAGGGAGAGGGAAACCGAAGGCATCAAAGTCGGTTTCGAGGTCGCACAAGGCCGGTCTTCAATTTCCTGTCGGGAGGATCGCCAGGTTCTTGAAAGCTGGAAAATATGCCGAGCGTGTTGGTGCCGGAGCTCCCGTCTATCTCTCTGCCGTGCTTGAGTACCTTGCTGCTGAG GTTCTAGAACTTGCTGGGAATGCAGCGAGAGACAACAAAAAGACCCGAATTGTTCCAAGACACATCCAACTGGCAGTAAGGAACGATGAAGAGTTGAGCAAGCTTTTGGGTTCAGTCACTATTGCAAATGGAGGTGTTTTACCAAATATTCATCAAACTCTTCTTCCTAAGAAAATGGGGAAGGATAAGGGTGAAATTGGATCTGCTTCTCAGGAGTTTTAG
- the LOC107893259 gene encoding probable protein S-acyltransferase 17 isoform X2 produces MSLHWALICHGLITLTIVVSFLCGQWRIFQGTPISSIHRFLTFGAYQYFLRFIGAVFGDRGTNLILSVEYYCWDRPNPILQLIYLAIIGTTYYIIVKTSFSYIPGYYLSEAHRYASFLAIAVGILLFLVTSFSDPGTVKADNVSRYLSAYPYDNIIYTEKECPTCKIPKLARSKHCSLCNRCVARFDHHCGWMNNCIGERNTRYFLAFLLWHFLLCIYGTIAIGLVLAGRLKELQIVHVLTVYYGVDNSLRSLAPYVVQTFKWQDYISWQKKLIEARASTAALKANIAGMTTEGKPQESKCKSFFRRSLLQDTEAIVKKNVYDKGFFHNLYEVVFPVSTRASFLHTKSKSG; encoded by the exons ATGTCTTTGCATTGGGCATTGATATGCCATGGGTTGATAACTCTTACAATAGTTGTTTCCTTCCTTTGTGGGCAGTGGCGTATCTTCCAAGGAACACCCATCAGCTCTATCCATCGTTTCCTCACTTTCGGAGCTTATCAATACTTCCT GAGGTTTATTGGGGCTGTTTTTGGAGATAGAGGAACAAATTTGATCCTTTCCGTTGAGTATTATTGTTGGGATAGGCCTAATCCTATCTTACAG CTTATATACTTGGCAATAATTGGAACGACTTATTACATTATAGTGAAGACGTCTTTTAGCTATATTCCTGGGTACTATCTGAGTGAAGCTCATAG GTACGCAAGTTTTTTGGCTATTGCTGTCGGCATTCTGCTCTTTCTAGTAACTAGCTTTTCTGATCCGGGGACTGTGAAGGCTGATAATGTTTCACGATATCTATCTGCTTATCCTTATGACAATATCATCTATACCGAGAAAGAATGTCCCACTTGTAAAATTCCAAA ACTTGCTAGATCGAAGCACTGCAGCTTATGCAATCGATGTGTTGCTCGCTTTGATCATCACTGTGGATGGATG AATAACTGTATTGGGGAGAGAAATACCCGATACTTCTTGGCTTTTCTTTTATG GCATTTCCTTCTTTGCATTTATGGGACAATTGCTATTGGATTGGTTCTTGCTGGACGATTGAAAGAATTGCAAATTGTGCATGTTTTAACAG TTTATTATGGTGTGGATAATTCTCTTCGCAGTTTAGCTCCGTATGTCGTACAG ACCTTCAAGTGGCAAGACTACATAAGCTGGCAGAAGAAACTGATTGAAGCACGAGCGAGTACAGCGGCACTGAAAGCGAACATCGCCGGGATGACTACTGAAGGAAAGCCTCAAGAGAGCAAATGTAAATCCTTCTTCAGACGGTCCCTTCTACAGGATACTGAAGCCATTGTAAAGAAGAATGTGTATGATAAAGGGTTCTTTCACAATCTCTACGAGGTCGTTTTCCCAGTTTCAACAAGAGCATCATTTTTGCATACT
- the LOC107893259 gene encoding probable protein S-acyltransferase 17 isoform X1, translated as MSLHWALICHGLITLTIVVSFLCGQWRIFQGTPISSIHRFLTFGAYQYFLRFIGAVFGDRGTNLILSVEYYCWDRPNPILQLIYLAIIGTTYYIIVKTSFSYIPGYYLSEAHRYASFLAIAVGILLFLVTSFSDPGTVKADNVSRYLSAYPYDNIIYTEKECPTCKIPKLARSKHCSLCNRCVARFDHHCGWMNNCIGERNTRYFLAFLLWHFLLCIYGTIAIGLVLAGRLKELQIVHVLTVYYGVDNSLRSLAPYVVQWLLDAHNTQILLMVFMGVVSLLLAGFFAYHANLCLTNTTTNETFKWQDYISWQKKLIEARASTAALKANIAGMTTEGKPQESKCKSFFRRSLLQDTEAIVKKNVYDKGFFHNLYEVVFPVSTRASFLHTKSKSG; from the exons ATGTCTTTGCATTGGGCATTGATATGCCATGGGTTGATAACTCTTACAATAGTTGTTTCCTTCCTTTGTGGGCAGTGGCGTATCTTCCAAGGAACACCCATCAGCTCTATCCATCGTTTCCTCACTTTCGGAGCTTATCAATACTTCCT GAGGTTTATTGGGGCTGTTTTTGGAGATAGAGGAACAAATTTGATCCTTTCCGTTGAGTATTATTGTTGGGATAGGCCTAATCCTATCTTACAG CTTATATACTTGGCAATAATTGGAACGACTTATTACATTATAGTGAAGACGTCTTTTAGCTATATTCCTGGGTACTATCTGAGTGAAGCTCATAG GTACGCAAGTTTTTTGGCTATTGCTGTCGGCATTCTGCTCTTTCTAGTAACTAGCTTTTCTGATCCGGGGACTGTGAAGGCTGATAATGTTTCACGATATCTATCTGCTTATCCTTATGACAATATCATCTATACCGAGAAAGAATGTCCCACTTGTAAAATTCCAAA ACTTGCTAGATCGAAGCACTGCAGCTTATGCAATCGATGTGTTGCTCGCTTTGATCATCACTGTGGATGGATG AATAACTGTATTGGGGAGAGAAATACCCGATACTTCTTGGCTTTTCTTTTATG GCATTTCCTTCTTTGCATTTATGGGACAATTGCTATTGGATTGGTTCTTGCTGGACGATTGAAAGAATTGCAAATTGTGCATGTTTTAACAG TTTATTATGGTGTGGATAATTCTCTTCGCAGTTTAGCTCCGTATGTCGTACAG TGGCTATTAGATGCACATAACACCCAGATACTTCTTATGGTGTTCATGGGTGTAGTTTCTCTCTTGTTAGCGGGTTTCTTCGCATATCACGCTAATCTTTGTCTCACGAACACGACAACAAATGAG ACCTTCAAGTGGCAAGACTACATAAGCTGGCAGAAGAAACTGATTGAAGCACGAGCGAGTACAGCGGCACTGAAAGCGAACATCGCCGGGATGACTACTGAAGGAAAGCCTCAAGAGAGCAAATGTAAATCCTTCTTCAGACGGTCCCTTCTACAGGATACTGAAGCCATTGTAAAGAAGAATGTGTATGATAAAGGGTTCTTTCACAATCTCTACGAGGTCGTTTTCCCAGTTTCAACAAGAGCATCATTTTTGCATACT